One genomic region from Microaerobacter geothermalis encodes:
- a CDS encoding S-layer homology domain-containing protein has product MSKCTRKWISFVITLFMLITLVPASIEAAPRTSFPDVAENYWGAKDIAKAGLLEIIQGDDKGMFAPEQPVTQLQAIIMAIRAKGLQDKVNQLTDTSSFYLPEPEGKPYPAWAKAYVVVAYQHGLIKYEENRFKWDQPASRAWVSQLMVRTAGKDSDVTGASGETLTFTDRASIPSWAIRYVEVAVNLGLVTGYNDGTFQPNKAVKRVEMAALISRVLPYTNLSGWHQGTILEVGTTDILVNENGETKRYSINLSTIVYDGKTKGTPSQLTKNRAAQFITDTYGSVKFIEMGEIQAPPVTRTKGTVISFYQSQNLLVIKNKDNQLVTLEITPNVRLLGPSSVVPSLSDIQTGVELEVTLNSEGKVTEILLSSVSTRGSVEGTVAILDLQNNIMTLNTIGGLKTYLLSSTTTVDYQGIRFATVRDIQVGDKVKLDVENNAVTKVTLIQMKQQAELKGSIVQLTPESNILTLRGETGKLQAYEVSPDAEIIIQGLNQPALKDVKVGDEVSVSITEGKISRIEVLGRTVISALTGKVINVDTRNLVINLRNDANKLLAYEIDPNVEVRIDGVSSPDLTDLSTDQRVQISLDDNKVTYIEVINTVEGKVVDITDRRREITIYDSLTGKNVTYTYISDVDVDAIDISSPDIDDVDDGDEVVLHFDSSQRVDEIWVKRSIIRTLDEINTSRERIKVEDEDGNSKTYYYDKRDTQLTIEGIANPSWSDLKAGDILRLQFTGNDLIAVAQYPLEVGQITQVSLYNKSITVGLYNGTTKSYTITDKDTIWLTAENKTGSFASFAVGDRIQILPNSDGSLKYIKAEKKSTKIAYVDPSNWRLFEDVTYRFINLSKKVFIQKAGTEKGLSEVTGKNVNLYYINDLVIEVEILN; this is encoded by the coding sequence ATGTCGAAATGTACTAGAAAGTGGATATCTTTCGTGATTACATTGTTCATGCTTATTACGCTTGTTCCTGCATCTATCGAAGCTGCTCCCAGAACAAGCTTCCCAGATGTGGCGGAAAACTATTGGGGGGCCAAAGATATTGCCAAGGCCGGCCTCCTGGAAATTATCCAAGGAGATGACAAGGGGATGTTTGCCCCTGAGCAGCCGGTAACCCAGCTACAGGCCATCATTATGGCCATCCGGGCAAAGGGATTGCAGGATAAAGTGAATCAATTGACAGACACTTCATCCTTTTACCTTCCTGAACCTGAAGGAAAACCTTATCCTGCCTGGGCAAAAGCCTATGTTGTGGTCGCTTATCAGCATGGTCTGATCAAGTATGAAGAAAATCGCTTCAAGTGGGATCAGCCAGCAAGCCGTGCCTGGGTTTCCCAATTGATGGTTAGAACCGCTGGCAAGGATTCAGACGTAACAGGGGCATCCGGTGAAACCCTAACCTTTACAGATAGAGCCAGCATTCCGTCATGGGCCATCCGTTATGTTGAAGTAGCGGTCAACCTCGGGTTGGTTACCGGATATAATGACGGGACATTTCAGCCTAATAAGGCTGTGAAAAGGGTAGAGATGGCTGCATTAATCAGTCGGGTATTGCCCTATACCAACCTTTCGGGATGGCATCAGGGAACCATTCTGGAGGTAGGGACCACCGATATTCTGGTTAATGAAAATGGGGAAACGAAGCGGTACAGCATCAATTTATCAACAATCGTATATGATGGGAAAACAAAAGGGACTCCGTCCCAATTGACTAAGAATCGGGCTGCACAATTTATCACAGATACCTATGGCAGTGTAAAATTTATAGAAATGGGAGAGATCCAGGCCCCTCCGGTTACACGGACTAAAGGGACAGTGATCAGTTTTTACCAGAGTCAAAATCTGCTCGTAATCAAGAATAAGGACAATCAGCTTGTTACGCTGGAAATCACTCCCAATGTGCGACTATTGGGGCCATCATCGGTTGTTCCTTCACTATCCGATATTCAAACAGGGGTTGAGTTAGAAGTCACCCTAAACAGTGAAGGAAAAGTAACGGAAATCCTTCTTTCCTCTGTCTCAACGAGAGGATCTGTTGAAGGAACGGTGGCGATTCTTGATCTGCAAAACAACATCATGACATTGAACACCATCGGCGGTCTCAAGACTTATCTGCTCTCCAGCACCACTACGGTTGATTACCAAGGCATTCGCTTTGCAACCGTAAGGGACATTCAAGTCGGAGACAAGGTGAAGCTGGATGTGGAGAACAATGCCGTTACCAAAGTAACTTTAATCCAAATGAAACAGCAGGCGGAATTGAAGGGAAGCATTGTTCAACTTACTCCTGAGAGCAATATTTTAACCCTTCGCGGGGAAACCGGGAAACTTCAGGCCTATGAAGTAAGCCCTGATGCAGAAATTATCATTCAAGGGTTGAATCAGCCTGCACTAAAGGATGTGAAGGTTGGGGATGAAGTTTCTGTCTCCATCACAGAAGGTAAAATTTCTAGGATCGAAGTGCTGGGGCGTACCGTGATCTCGGCATTAACCGGAAAAGTAATCAATGTAGATACACGCAATCTGGTGATTAATTTAAGAAATGATGCCAATAAGCTCTTAGCCTATGAAATTGATCCAAACGTAGAAGTTCGGATTGATGGGGTCAGCAGTCCAGATTTAACTGATCTTTCCACGGATCAACGGGTGCAGATTTCACTGGATGACAACAAGGTGACATACATTGAAGTCATTAACACCGTTGAAGGAAAAGTAGTGGATATTACCGATCGTAGAAGAGAAATTACGATTTATGATTCCCTGACAGGGAAGAATGTTACCTACACCTATATCAGTGACGTAGATGTGGATGCCATTGACATCAGCAGCCCGGATATCGATGATGTTGATGACGGAGATGAAGTGGTCCTCCATTTTGACAGTAGCCAAAGGGTGGATGAAATCTGGGTGAAGCGGTCCATTATCCGAACCCTTGATGAGATCAATACTTCCCGTGAACGAATAAAAGTAGAAGATGAAGACGGCAATTCCAAGACCTATTACTATGATAAACGGGATACCCAACTTACCATAGAAGGGATCGCCAACCCTTCATGGTCAGATCTAAAGGCCGGAGATATCTTAAGGCTCCAGTTTACCGGAAACGACCTGATTGCCGTTGCCCAATATCCTTTGGAAGTGGGGCAGATTACCCAAGTCAGCTTATACAACAAATCCATTACGGTGGGTTTATATAACGGAACGACGAAGAGCTATACCATCACAGATAAGGATACCATCTGGCTAACTGCTGAAAATAAGACAGGGTCCTTTGCATCCTTTGCCGTTGGAGATCGAATCCAAATTCTGCCCAACAGTGATGGATCTTTGAAATATATCAAGGCGGAGAAGAAATCAACCAAAATCGCTTATGTGGATCCGTCCAATTGGCGCCTCTTTGAGGATGTAACGTATCGGTTCATTAACCTGTCCAAAAAGGTATTTATTCAAAAAGCAGGTACAGAAAAAGGACTGTCCGAAGTAACCGGAAAAAATGTGAATCTCTACTATATCAATGACCTGGTCATTGAGGTCGAAATTTTGAATTAG
- a CDS encoding S8 family serine peptidase encodes MRFLNKTRQMKRRGNYLVSSTFTRLVSILLTLALVITPFSSAYAFNHGSIQERDGVEIAKQLRQQILQKLSLEAKSQKLSERFGNLKNLGNGSISPSTQYQPNDKVRVIIKLEGSAVVEGLNQIGQMLNRTSANTLSKLEKNISSEQTNLLNSLKVQRINFTARNQFKYMLNAISGDVFYKDIQKIKKITGVEDVRIANEYYPDKTFSADPDMYFSAPLIGANSVWPSYDGEGTVVAIIDTGVNYFHPAFGGSGKETLNLGDNQDRSPVTGNGAGYTERIIGGYNWADGNNDIVDRTSSQHGVHVAGTAAGYDESAIIDGKPFRGVAPKAKILAEKVFSNDPDRESTTADELIAAIEHAVLNGADVINMSLGSPAGAVVADDPEILAVENATNAGVVVTISAGNSSYSSAWLPFASNSDYAMVGSPSISPSSISVAASVNEKALFEAFTLSEPVSSETEGIYNLKDVPMMAAGALPQPSTLVGKEYDLVYAGLGAASDFEEIDVQGKVALIKRGQFTFSSKVQNAADNGAVAAIIFNRDDADGYVSMGGFTGNEGIPAAFILGEHGRTIKEALDSGTPLKVTFNDQPVVGDLAKDTMTDFSSWGPEPSLNFKPTLTAPGGNIYSSVRYNEYEGASGTSMAAPHVTGASAVVIQSFRERYPDFDYTPNDIRTALSNTAKVLMDPNASNENTPYSVRLQGAGRIQLDKAVSTDVFITGDNGEAGVALKDFDAQSITFTLTAKNLADTDYTYQLRGDAYQDETFTGGDGLEYNSLSLKPIEGAIVTFENESVTVPAKGEVSFDVTLTLPEGFKKDQFVDGWIYLTADETQNAPDLVVPYFGYYGDWNTPPVIDDHWSKEDTSYYWISGLYDWYEGFPLGVTFDELYKDGYAAFSPNGDGIQEAVLPVYSLLRNAKSFEINILDSNMKKIRTLTKENDLRKNTYESSTDELFTSFNEWDGTVNGNLVADGQYYVQTVVQAYGVDAGESQEYLYPVKVDTVKPTVSVQLVSNGNGKELQIIGNDESGIFAYDYTIYDSNGNLIDSGFVGTDETENGYTAIQSLTELTDVAYAEVYALDYAGNYTFAKTDMLPFVFYGASVDKGQASVMLSWDVTQEVSDIEITLDGNIPFRIADEEDLSWHHGYELPLTYGDHTIMIKAIGLTDSGSEQVLAMVQQDVKGINALSLNVDDTLTVSYDDPVAQIDYTVLSDRVKSVVISVYGKGESLETQEIDTGISSEYTYEFNAEETQTTLTLSAFDDSKSLLGEQTVVVNMIKTFDVLFTSPIYSVEDDVYLPIEFKVSKDVDSVIFNVYNEEDISVTDSVYFTVTDSVYNYDLDISNFFEGTYTLTLDAYDSEGGFLDRDEAALYLYPTGVLSYPQVQDYDRTNQDTYLIKWGYDNPDSVTQDVYRLSLTINGQLIGNPPVEDTSYTVDMTPYKDGQELDVQLVAEDSGGNVVGRLFYVVVKDLAAPAWYFDSPWYYDIFNGRNATGEVSAYTFDTDLDPDSVTLYVPGMDEAISVDVFDYFGIAYLVEEQVNFTEEGQQNIELHYKDLAGNSGYYHRKVFVDLTSPSIQLDSPNITLTQTSDEQGNLVYEGTMNTYSSTISLAGQVSETISSFDFWVNDNQLLASIPSKGLDSGFTLDQRQFKTSLNLNNGLNEIVLKAVDGAGNETTVNLKVTKLTSSGGSNDEGSSGGISTPSTGQTTTTETGQGTVTVKTNENGKKSAEVKVDGKKIASQLTDDSKKTVEVDVSTLSTDDVGEINVSIDIETVDKMINSGKGLTIVGDGFAIEISSENLNSLRGDNGLNLKVNVESPEDKSNVRIQSMNQSNIVSKIFSINGDGTLTEPITFSIKLNEAADPRKVGVYLETDGSWKYVSGIVNWDNTAVKVTTSQFGRFAAIEHTIHFNDIEGHWAQDKIEVLAAQHVIKGLTANSFGPEDKLTRAQFVTMLVRLLNLDTSEAEVGDYRDVSSDDWFAPYVAAATKAGIVKGFDGKFAPNALISRQDMVVMLMRALRQSLPDRLQYSAGNTTFNDQDMISSYAQEDVSLALANGLVTGMNDAQFAPKLSATRGQAATILYRLFFE; translated from the coding sequence GTGAGATTTTTGAATAAGACAAGACAAATGAAAAGAAGGGGGAATTACTTAGTGTCAAGTACTTTTACACGACTGGTTAGTATATTATTGACCCTGGCATTAGTTATTACACCATTTTCATCGGCTTATGCATTCAACCATGGGTCAATTCAGGAAAGAGATGGAGTAGAAATAGCAAAACAATTAAGACAGCAGATTTTGCAGAAACTATCATTGGAAGCAAAATCTCAAAAACTATCGGAAAGATTTGGTAACCTAAAAAACTTGGGCAATGGATCTATTTCGCCAAGTACCCAATATCAGCCGAATGATAAAGTAAGAGTAATCATAAAACTTGAAGGGTCAGCCGTTGTTGAAGGTCTTAACCAAATCGGACAAATGTTAAATCGTACTTCTGCTAATACGCTTTCGAAGCTGGAAAAAAATATTAGTAGTGAACAAACAAATCTACTTAACAGTCTAAAAGTTCAACGTATCAATTTTACAGCTAGAAATCAGTTTAAATACATGCTGAATGCGATAAGTGGGGATGTTTTTTATAAGGATATTCAGAAAATAAAGAAAATAACGGGAGTTGAAGATGTTCGGATTGCGAATGAATATTATCCTGATAAAACATTCTCCGCTGACCCTGATATGTACTTCAGTGCACCCTTAATTGGTGCAAATTCAGTATGGCCATCCTACGACGGGGAAGGTACCGTAGTAGCCATCATTGATACCGGGGTAAATTACTTTCATCCTGCCTTTGGCGGATCCGGTAAAGAAACCCTTAATCTAGGAGATAACCAAGACCGCTCCCCTGTTACTGGTAATGGAGCAGGTTATACGGAGCGAATTATAGGTGGTTATAACTGGGCGGATGGCAATAATGACATTGTTGATAGAACTTCAAGTCAACATGGGGTACATGTAGCTGGGACAGCAGCAGGATATGATGAATCAGCAATAATTGATGGAAAGCCATTTAGGGGTGTTGCTCCGAAAGCAAAGATTTTAGCAGAAAAAGTATTTTCAAACGATCCAGATCGTGAAAGTACAACGGCAGATGAATTAATAGCCGCTATAGAGCATGCCGTATTAAATGGTGCAGATGTCATTAATATGAGTTTGGGATCACCTGCTGGTGCTGTAGTAGCAGATGATCCAGAAATCCTTGCAGTAGAAAATGCAACAAATGCAGGCGTTGTTGTTACCATATCTGCCGGGAACTCATCATATTCATCAGCTTGGTTGCCATTTGCAAGCAATTCAGATTATGCAATGGTAGGTTCCCCTAGTATTTCACCATCTTCTATTAGTGTAGCTGCATCTGTTAACGAAAAGGCTCTTTTTGAAGCCTTTACCCTAAGTGAACCAGTTAGTAGCGAAACCGAGGGGATATATAATTTGAAAGATGTACCGATGATGGCGGCAGGAGCTTTACCTCAGCCTTCAACTTTGGTAGGAAAAGAGTATGATCTCGTTTATGCAGGTTTAGGTGCAGCTTCTGATTTTGAAGAAATCGATGTTCAAGGTAAGGTTGCGCTAATTAAAAGAGGTCAGTTCACATTTAGTTCGAAAGTTCAGAATGCAGCTGACAACGGTGCTGTTGCGGCGATCATTTTCAACAGAGATGATGCTGACGGCTATGTTAGCATGGGTGGTTTTACAGGCAACGAAGGAATTCCTGCTGCTTTTATATTAGGTGAACATGGACGAACCATTAAAGAGGCATTGGACAGCGGAACGCCATTAAAAGTAACATTTAATGATCAGCCAGTTGTAGGGGATTTGGCAAAGGACACTATGACGGATTTCTCTTCATGGGGTCCGGAACCCAGCCTTAATTTTAAGCCCACATTAACAGCTCCAGGAGGTAATATTTACTCTAGTGTTCGTTATAATGAATATGAAGGTGCTAGTGGAACATCCATGGCTGCGCCACATGTGACCGGAGCATCGGCAGTAGTCATCCAGTCCTTTAGAGAACGATATCCCGATTTTGATTACACCCCTAACGATATAAGAACAGCCCTGTCTAATACTGCTAAGGTTCTTATGGACCCTAATGCATCCAATGAAAATACACCTTACTCTGTTAGGCTGCAAGGGGCTGGTCGTATTCAATTAGATAAAGCGGTTTCTACGGATGTATTTATTACAGGGGATAATGGAGAGGCTGGAGTTGCTCTTAAGGATTTTGATGCTCAATCCATTACCTTCACCTTAACGGCAAAAAATTTAGCAGATACCGATTATACGTACCAATTAAGGGGAGATGCCTATCAGGATGAAACGTTTACAGGTGGAGATGGATTGGAATACAATTCCTTGTCATTAAAACCAATTGAAGGAGCAATTGTTACATTTGAAAATGAAAGTGTAACAGTCCCTGCAAAAGGTGAAGTTTCATTTGATGTCACTCTAACCTTGCCTGAAGGATTTAAGAAGGACCAATTTGTAGACGGTTGGATATATCTTACTGCCGATGAAACCCAAAATGCGCCTGATTTGGTGGTACCCTACTTCGGGTATTACGGAGACTGGAACACCCCACCTGTAATTGATGACCATTGGTCAAAAGAAGATACTTCCTATTATTGGATATCTGGACTCTATGATTGGTACGAAGGGTTCCCGTTAGGAGTTACTTTTGATGAGCTTTATAAGGATGGGTATGCAGCATTTTCTCCAAATGGAGATGGGATACAGGAAGCTGTTCTACCGGTATATAGTCTGTTAAGAAATGCAAAATCATTTGAGATTAATATTCTTGACAGTAATATGAAGAAGATCAGAACCCTGACGAAAGAAAATGACTTGAGAAAAAATACTTATGAATCATCAACTGATGAGCTGTTCACTTCATTTAATGAGTGGGATGGAACGGTTAATGGTAATCTGGTAGCAGATGGTCAGTATTATGTTCAAACTGTTGTTCAAGCCTATGGAGTAGATGCTGGAGAAAGTCAGGAGTATCTGTATCCTGTAAAGGTTGATACCGTAAAACCAACTGTATCAGTCCAATTAGTATCCAATGGTAACGGTAAAGAGCTACAAATAATTGGAAACGATGAATCTGGCATTTTTGCTTATGACTACACGATTTACGACTCAAACGGCAACCTAATAGACAGTGGATTTGTGGGAACAGATGAAACGGAAAATGGTTATACTGCCATCCAATCATTAACTGAGTTAACTGACGTTGCATACGCAGAGGTATATGCTCTCGATTACGCAGGAAACTATACCTTTGCAAAAACTGATATGCTTCCGTTTGTTTTCTACGGTGCATCAGTTGATAAAGGTCAGGCGTCTGTCATGCTGTCTTGGGATGTTACCCAGGAAGTATCGGATATAGAAATTACTCTTGATGGTAATATTCCTTTTAGAATTGCTGATGAAGAAGATTTAAGTTGGCATCATGGGTATGAATTACCGTTAACCTATGGAGATCATACAATCATGATTAAAGCCATAGGATTAACCGATTCAGGTTCAGAACAAGTTCTTGCCATGGTCCAACAAGATGTAAAGGGTATCAATGCACTTAGCTTGAATGTTGACGATACTTTAACGGTCTCTTATGACGATCCAGTTGCGCAGATTGATTATACGGTACTATCAGATAGGGTGAAAAGTGTTGTCATATCGGTTTATGGTAAAGGTGAATCGCTTGAAACTCAAGAGATTGATACAGGAATTTCGAGTGAATATACCTATGAGTTTAATGCGGAAGAAACTCAGACAACTCTAACCTTAAGTGCTTTTGATGACTCAAAGTCTTTGTTGGGAGAACAAACAGTAGTTGTTAATATGATCAAAACCTTTGATGTCTTGTTCACAAGCCCAATATACAGTGTTGAAGATGATGTTTATCTGCCTATTGAGTTTAAAGTGAGTAAAGACGTCGATTCGGTTATCTTCAATGTTTACAATGAGGAAGATATTTCTGTAACGGATTCGGTTTACTTTACAGTAACAGATTCTGTTTACAACTATGATTTAGATATTTCCAACTTTTTTGAAGGAACCTATACACTCACATTGGATGCTTATGATTCTGAAGGAGGTTTTCTGGATCGCGATGAGGCTGCCTTGTATCTGTACCCAACAGGTGTTTTAAGTTATCCTCAGGTACAAGATTATGATCGAACAAATCAAGATACCTATCTTATTAAGTGGGGTTATGACAACCCAGATTCTGTAACGCAAGATGTGTATCGATTGTCACTTACCATAAATGGTCAGCTGATTGGTAATCCGCCCGTTGAAGATACATCTTATACCGTTGATATGACCCCATATAAAGACGGACAAGAATTAGATGTTCAGCTTGTAGCGGAAGATTCAGGAGGTAATGTTGTAGGAAGATTGTTCTATGTGGTTGTTAAGGATCTAGCAGCTCCTGCCTGGTACTTCGATTCTCCATGGTATTATGACATCTTTAATGGTCGTAATGCCACTGGTGAAGTCTCTGCCTATACGTTTGATACTGATCTCGATCCAGATTCAGTGACATTGTATGTACCTGGTATGGATGAAGCAATATCAGTTGATGTCTTCGATTACTTTGGTATTGCTTATCTTGTTGAAGAACAAGTTAACTTTACCGAAGAAGGTCAGCAAAATATTGAATTACACTATAAGGACTTGGCAGGAAATAGTGGATATTATCATCGTAAAGTATTTGTTGATCTAACATCGCCAAGTATTCAGTTAGATTCGCCGAACATTACGCTTACACAAACAAGTGATGAACAGGGTAACCTGGTATATGAGGGAACAATGAATACCTATTCATCTACTATTTCATTAGCGGGTCAAGTTAGTGAAACCATTAGCAGTTTTGACTTTTGGGTAAATGATAATCAATTGCTTGCTTCCATTCCATCTAAGGGGCTGGATAGTGGCTTTACTCTGGATCAACGTCAGTTTAAAACATCACTCAATCTGAACAACGGATTGAATGAAATTGTTCTTAAAGCTGTTGATGGTGCAGGCAATGAAACAACCGTTAACTTAAAAGTTACGAAACTAACCTCTAGTGGTGGTTCAAATGATGAGGGTTCAAGTGGAGGAATAAGTACACCTTCAACCGGACAAACCACGACTACAGAAACCGGCCAAGGAACCGTTACCGTTAAGACGAATGAAAACGGCAAAAAGTCTGCTGAAGTGAAGGTTGACGGGAAGAAGATTGCATCCCAATTAACGGACGATTCAAAGAAAACTGTAGAAGTGGATGTTTCAACATTATCAACAGACGATGTAGGAGAAATAAATGTATCCATTGATATTGAAACGGTTGATAAAATGATTAATTCGGGTAAAGGATTAACCATTGTGGGAGATGGATTTGCGATCGAAATATCTTCAGAAAACTTAAACAGCTTAAGAGGAGATAACGGGCTTAACTTAAAAGTAAATGTGGAAAGTCCAGAAGATAAGTCAAATGTTAGAATACAATCAATGAATCAATCCAATATCGTGTCTAAAATCTTCTCCATCAATGGGGACGGAACCCTAACAGAACCTATTACTTTCTCAATTAAATTGAATGAAGCTGCAGATCCACGTAAAGTAGGCGTATACCTAGAAACCGATGGTTCGTGGAAATATGTCAGCGGTATTGTGAATTGGGATAACACTGCGGTTAAGGTAACCACTTCACAGTTCGGTCGTTTTGCTGCTATAGAGCATACAATACACTTCAATGATATCGAAGGGCATTGGGCTCAAGATAAAATTGAAGTATTGGCTGCACAACATGTTATAAAGGGGTTAACAGCCAATTCATTTGGACCAGAGGATAAGCTCACACGTGCGCAATTTGTAACGATGCTGGTTCGCTTGCTAAATCTAGATACATCAGAAGCTGAAGTTGGAGATTATCGTGATGTTTCTAGTGATGATTGGTTTGCTCCTTATGTTGCTGCAGCAACTAAAGCAGGAATTGTTAAAGGGTTTGACGGAAAGTTTGCTCCAAATGCTTTAATTTCCCGTCAAGACATGGTGGTTATGCTAATGCGGGCATTAAGGCAGTCCTTGCCAGATCGTCTACAATATTCGGCTGGTAATACGACATTTAATGATCAGGACATGATCAGCTCCTATGCACAAGAAGACGTATCTTTAGCTTTAGCTAATGGCTTGGTAACTGGAATGAACGATGCTCAATTCGCACCGAAATTATCTGCAACCCGTGGTCAAGCCGCAACAATCCTGTATAGACTATTTTTCGAATAA